Proteins from a single region of candidate division WOR-3 bacterium:
- a CDS encoding TonB-dependent receptor, which translates to MNRISVVLFLTTILTYPAEYGTIKGFVSDAENGEKLSYADVILKNTTMGTSTDEKGYYYISRIPEGKYTVVFSYLGYEPVLKEIEIKSRQVLTLNVELKPSAIEMPGVVVSAERERFEKSVEVSHITFTQREIKSVPGLFESDLIKTLQLMPGVIGMHDLSSKLYVRGGSPDENLVLLDGIIIYNPTTHLFGLFSTFQPDAVKEAELYAGGFPAKYGDRLSAVLDVTTKEGNSKKYEGNASVGLITSKLLFEGPIPKGSFLFSGRRTYFDALIWGYAHIFNKDIELPYYFYDGVGKVNYNPSSENRFTITGFGGADVISFSGGGPPSDKVDLIWGNRGISGKWRRVFSPKLYGEILGVWSNFFTDLRYIVYYDSTANLRLYEKIQSLTGKCDFSYIYSEQHTLDFGFQEENLGVKQHWEVEEGTFGPPKQSSNLVAVYLQDKWQVIKPILYIQPGIRLIYYNQGNRFLYNPRLGMKYRYRENSALNVSMGKYNQCLITINSQESYFSIFDFWRPVDSTHHPPVGYHFIAGIERWLGEGTNFNIEGYYKKYYNLLIPREEDMFFSVPTESLRVGNGYATGVDIFLKKSFKDYFGWVSYTFGYTRRSVGNISYFPRYDRRHNLNIVFGFVLPKSIPLLKNGKLDLRWYLGTGLPYALEIARYRIFFGWENDTLNEYPVYWWQYIKGSRDAYRLPISHRLDLHYEKEIKIFGLNGGWYLDIINLYARKNVLFYDYEYFDYNTGQEYDPPRRVGYSIPPIAIPIPSFGFNVRF; encoded by the coding sequence GTGAACAGGATATCCGTTGTACTGTTTTTGACCACAATTCTTACCTACCCGGCTGAATATGGCACAATCAAGGGATTTGTATCCGATGCGGAAAACGGCGAAAAACTCAGTTATGCAGATGTTATTTTGAAGAATACTACAATGGGCACGAGCACCGATGAAAAGGGGTATTACTACATTTCGCGTATCCCTGAAGGCAAATATACAGTTGTATTTTCTTATCTTGGTTATGAACCAGTTTTAAAAGAGATTGAGATAAAATCCAGGCAGGTTTTGACATTGAATGTGGAATTAAAACCATCAGCGATTGAAATGCCCGGTGTTGTAGTATCTGCGGAGCGGGAAAGATTTGAAAAGAGTGTGGAGGTGAGCCATATCACATTTACCCAGCGGGAGATAAAGTCGGTACCTGGCCTTTTTGAATCGGATTTGATAAAGACATTGCAGTTGATGCCAGGTGTTATAGGAATGCATGATTTATCAAGCAAATTATATGTGCGGGGTGGAAGTCCGGATGAGAATTTGGTTTTGCTTGATGGCATAATAATTTATAATCCCACAACCCATTTATTCGGACTTTTTTCCACATTCCAGCCCGATGCTGTGAAAGAGGCAGAATTATATGCAGGTGGGTTCCCAGCAAAATACGGTGATAGATTATCTGCAGTACTTGATGTGACAACCAAAGAAGGTAATTCAAAAAAATATGAAGGCAATGCGAGTGTGGGTTTGATAACATCTAAATTACTCTTTGAAGGTCCGATCCCCAAAGGTTCTTTTCTCTTCAGTGGCAGAAGGACATATTTTGATGCCTTAATTTGGGGATATGCCCATATCTTTAATAAAGACATTGAACTCCCTTATTATTTTTATGATGGTGTGGGGAAGGTTAATTATAATCCATCCAGTGAAAATAGATTTACAATCACTGGATTTGGTGGCGCAGATGTCATTTCATTCTCCGGAGGCGGCCCGCCATCAGATAAGGTAGATCTAATCTGGGGAAATCGTGGTATATCGGGAAAATGGCGGCGGGTGTTTTCACCGAAACTATATGGCGAAATCCTTGGTGTCTGGAGCAATTTCTTTACTGATTTAAGATACATTGTTTACTATGATTCAACCGCAAATCTGCGATTATATGAGAAGATACAGAGTTTGACCGGCAAGTGCGACTTTTCTTATATTTATAGCGAGCAGCATACACTTGATTTTGGATTTCAGGAAGAAAATCTTGGTGTTAAGCAGCACTGGGAGGTTGAAGAGGGAACATTCGGACCACCTAAGCAGAGTTCTAATCTCGTTGCAGTTTATCTCCAGGATAAATGGCAGGTGATAAAGCCAATTCTCTATATCCAGCCGGGGATAAGATTAATCTACTATAATCAGGGCAATCGGTTTCTGTATAATCCCAGATTAGGGATGAAATATCGTTACAGAGAAAATTCAGCATTAAATGTTTCAATGGGAAAATATAATCAGTGCTTGATAACTATAAATAGTCAGGAATCTTATTTTTCTATTTTTGATTTCTGGCGACCGGTTGATAGCACGCATCATCCGCCAGTGGGTTATCATTTTATAGCGGGAATTGAACGATGGCTGGGTGAAGGGACAAATTTCAATATTGAAGGGTATTACAAGAAATACTACAATCTATTGATACCCCGCGAAGAAGATATGTTTTTCAGTGTGCCCACTGAAAGTTTGCGTGTCGGGAATGGCTATGCAACAGGTGTAGATATCTTTCTTAAAAAAAGTTTTAAAGATTATTTTGGCTGGGTCAGTTATACATTCGGTTATACAAGAAGAAGTGTAGGAAATATCTCTTATTTTCCACGCTATGATAGAAGGCATAATCTAAATATTGTTTTCGGATTTGTTCTACCGAAGTCAATTCCGTTATTAAAAAATGGCAAACTTGATTTACGCTGGTATCTGGGAACGGGACTACCTTATGCCCTGGAGATAGCACGATATCGGATATTTTTTGGATGGGAGAATGACACGCTTAATGAGTATCCAGTTTACTGGTGGCAGTATATAAAAGGCAGCCGGGACGCCTACAGACTTCCAATTTCCCACAGACTCGACCTGCATTACGAAAAAGAAATTAAAATCTTCGGATTGAATGGTGGGTGGTATCTGGACATTATTAATCTTTATGCACGAAAGAATGTACTTTTCTATGATTATGAATATTTTGATTACAACACCGGGCAGGAATATGACCCACCGAGAAGGGTTGGCTATTCAATCCCACCGATTGCGATTCCCATACCTTCTTTTGGATTTAATGTGAGGTTTTGA
- a CDS encoding DUF4249 family protein, with translation MTNIFGFGGRLRKAKLFGILILFIFLFCQKYNEEFEPQLNVFCILKNNRPYQKVVVDRIYGMDEKSIYDLEDVQVILSGNGICDTLVEDSILGVFVTRDTFPVVHSQTYHLQVSAKGFDTIRGVTTVPDSFEIIFPEDGDTVQLLDTMIIKWKNRHQWVRLELYYQDSLLCWNFYGMVGDTILELPFWSCLYDTGYYRLMVGVYDSNYVNYNIDASKLQCGIENGIGLFGSAFMLEAEFYYQ, from the coding sequence ATGACAAATATATTTGGTTTCGGTGGACGGTTAAGAAAAGCGAAACTGTTTGGAATATTGATTCTGTTTATTTTTTTATTCTGTCAAAAGTATAATGAAGAATTTGAACCGCAATTAAATGTTTTTTGTATTCTCAAAAATAATCGTCCATATCAAAAAGTAGTCGTTGATAGAATCTATGGAATGGACGAGAAATCAATTTATGACCTTGAAGATGTGCAGGTGATTCTTTCGGGAAACGGGATATGTGATACACTCGTTGAAGACTCAATCTTGGGAGTATTTGTAACGCGTGATACTTTTCCTGTTGTTCACAGCCAGACCTATCATTTGCAGGTTTCTGCGAAGGGGTTTGATACCATCAGAGGTGTGACTACTGTACCTGATTCATTCGAGATAATCTTTCCCGAAGATGGTGATACAGTTCAATTGTTGGACACAATGATAATTAAATGGAAGAATCGCCATCAATGGGTACGATTAGAGCTATATTATCAGGATTCGCTACTATGCTGGAATTTTTACGGTATGGTTGGAGATACAATTTTGGAGCTGCCTTTCTGGTCTTGCCTTTATGACACAGGATATTATCGGTTGATGGTAGGGGTCTACGATAGCAATTATGTCAATTACAACATAGATGCATCCAAACTTCAGTGCGGAATTGAAAATGGGATTGGGTTGTTTGGAAGTGCTTTTATGCTTGAAGCCGAATTTTATTATCAATAA